Proteins encoded within one genomic window of Triticum aestivum cultivar Chinese Spring chromosome 2D, IWGSC CS RefSeq v2.1, whole genome shotgun sequence:
- the LOC123055849 gene encoding uncharacterized protein codes for MELRFSEVVLIRLYLIHKNVSFLQKEPCGIPKKKEGAAATGDARTGSVARGSFWRRRARDAQPPPGLGFPFLLLHANQVTSTSIDGGSSTGGREGGGRQDGPPRGRRRVRDRPSREPTSCSSLGAAMVSPCGLVAEARPMLLAVTSKSRKVSPMTMSTNTTNHMVSNSYYFVKNWSTAN; via the exons ATGGAACTGAGGTTCAG cgaggtggtactaattcgacTCTACCTCATCCACAAAAACGTTTCGTTCTTGCAAAAAGAACCCTGCGGCATCCCTAAAAAAAAAGAGGGCGCGGCGGCTACAGGCGATGCAAGGACTGGATCCGTGGCCAGAGGCAGCTTCTGGCGGCGGAGGGCTCGCGATGCGCAGCCACCCCCAGGTCTAGGGTTCCCCTTTCTTCTTCTCCACGCGAATCAG GTTACTAGCACCAGCATCGATGGCGGCAGCAGCACCGGCGGACgcgaaggcggaggccgccaagatgGACCTCCTCGAGGACGACGACGAGTTCGAGATCGACCAAG CCGCGAGCCAACAAGTTGTTCCAGTCTAGGGGCAGCCATGGTTTCGCCATGTGGGTTGGTGGCAGAGGCCAGACCAATGCTCCTTGCGGTGACATCTAAGTCGCGGAAGGTGTCGCCAATGACGATGTCCACCAATACAACCAATCATATGGTGTCGAATTCATATTATTTTGTGAAGAATTGGAGTACAGCCAACTGA